In Chlorobiota bacterium, the sequence CAGCAGCCTGTACCTGCGGGCCACGGTCATCATCGGGGAGGATTACCTGAGTTTGCGCCCAATGAAATAATCCCCACCACCCGAACCGCACGGCGGCCTCCCCCCCCTCACTCTGCTATCCCCTGCTACCCTTCCTGCAACGCCGATAAATTCCGGTGCCAATCGTTCAGCTCGCGAATCCGCTGGAAGTACATCATCTTCTTCTCCTCCCGTTCTTCTTCCTGCAATGTTGGGTCGTTCTCCAGCTTCAACAACTCCTCCTGAATAGTTTGGAACTGCCGTCGCTCGCTGGCTTTTGCGATTCGGACCAAGCAGTCGCGGGCGATCTTCCAGTAGTTCGGTTCGCGCAGTTCCGGGTCCCATCGGCTCCAGTGGGTGCTGATTGTTTCGCGCTCAATGGCCAGCAGCGTCACAAGGTCGCGCAGCTCGGGGTTCATTTCCTCCATCAGCAAGTCATCCAGCACAAAGGACCGCTGGTTGACGTAGTGGGCCAGGATCACCCCAACAAGCTCGCGGGTGACGTGGTGGGTGAAGTCATCGGGATCAATGTGGGCAAAGACGTGCTCCAATAATTGCTGATCGCCACGCACCAGCACCTTCAGCAGCCCGAACTCCTCCGGCGGCAACTCCGATTGGGTGATCGCCTGGCGCAACGCGGGGGAAGCCGGGGCGGGCGCAGCCGATGCCGCACCTTGCTGGGAAGAAGCTGAAGTCGCGGGTTCCGGTGGGCCGTCCGCTGCCGCTGCGTCTGGGGTGGATTCGGGCAGCGGCGGCGTTGGGTTGGCTGCGGGAATCGGACGGGGGCGGCGCGCCGTTTGGGTTCCAACCGCCCGCGCTAATTCTTGGGAAAGAAGCGTTTCCGGCAGGTGGTAATCGGCCGCTAATTTCTGGACGTAGAGTTCCCGCTTCAGGGTGTCGGGAATCAGGGCGATTGCGCCAACGATATGCCGAATCGCATCGGCCTTCCGTTCGGGCGCGTCGAAGTCCCCGGCGTTCTTCATGGCACGTGCGCGGAACTCCAAGAAGGAGACACTGGAAGCCACGCGCCCCTCGAACTCCTTCGCGCCAAATTTCTGCACGAACGTGTCGGGGTCCTCGCCGTTTGGCAGGCGCATCACCGAAACATCCAGCCCCTGGCGCAGCAGCACGTCAATGCCCCGCTCGGTTGCGGCCTCGCCGGCGCGGTCGCTGTCGAAAATCAGCACCACGCGGTTGGTGTATCGGGCGATAAGCTCGGCGTGGTCCGGCGTCATCGCCGTTCCGCAGGTGGCGATTGCGGTATCCACCCCGGCTTGGTGAAGCGAGATCACATCGGCATATCCCTCAACAAACAACGCCAGCCCCCGGCGCCGGATAGCGTCCTTGGCCTGGAACAGCCCGTACAGCACGCGGCTTTTTTGGTAGATGGAGGTCTCGGGGGTGTTGATGTATTTGGGTTGGTCGGGGTCCTCCTTCATTCGCCGCGCCCCAAAACCGACCACCCGCCCGGTTGCCCCAAAAATTGGAAACATGGTGCGACCACGGAAGCGATCGTACCAGCCGGCGCGGCCCTCGCGTTTCAGTATCAGCCCCGCCTTCTCCAACTCCTGATTGGTGAATCCTTGCTCGGTAAGGCGTTTCAGCAATGCTTCCCACTCATCGGGGGCGTAGCCCAAGCCGAAACGGAGGATGGTTTCATCGGTAAAGCCGCGCCCTTTGAAGTAGGCTTGGGCAGGAAGGCCAGCATCGGAACGGAGGGTGCGGAAGTAGAACCGTGCGGCCTCGCGGATTGCGGCGGCAAGGCGTTCGTTCTCGGTGTATTGTTCGCGGTCGGCGCGGTCCTCGGGGATTTCGATGTTCAGTTGCGCCGCCAGGTGGCGAACCGCTTCGGGGAAGGTCCACCCGTTTTTCTCGGTCAGGAACGTGAAGACGTTCCCCCCTTTCCCGCAGGAGAAGCACTTGTAGATTCCGCGGACTGGCTCCACCGCAAACGACGGGCGTTTGTCGTCGTGGAACGGGCACAGCCCGGTCCAGTTTTTCCCGGTGCGACGAAGGCGAACATAATCGCTGATAACATCAACGATGTTCGCCTCCGAACGGACCCGTTCAACGATTTCGTTGGGGATGCTGGACATGATGAACTGTCGGGATCAGAATCTGCTACCGTTCCAACTCCATCATCAACTTCTCCTCAAAATTCTTCCACATCATGCTCTCCACCGGTTTGTCGGTGCGGGCGTTGTATTTGGCGGTCCCTTTCACGTTGTAGGGGACCTCCACTTCCCCTTTCACTTCAAAGTAGATCAGCTGGCCAATCGGCATTCCGGCATAGACGCGGATCGGCTGCTTCACGGAAATCTCCAAGGTCCAGTGGTTGCAGAACCCCACATCCCCCTTCCCCGCTGTGGCGTGGATGTCAATCCCAAGCCGCCCAATGGAGCTTTTCCCCTCCAGAAACGGGACGTGCTTGTGCGATTCGGTGTACTCCACCGTCACCCCCAGATAGAACCGCTCCGGACGCAGCACAAACCCTTCCTCTGGAATTCGGAAGGTGGTGATCTGGTTGTGGCGGCGTGCATCCAGCTCCTCGTCGTCGTAGGTGGCAAGCCACTCGCCCAAATGGACATCGTAGCTGTTGGTTCCCAAATACTCACGGCGATAGGGCTGGATAACGATGTCGCCAGTATCAATGGCGTGCAAAATTTCGGTGTCGGTCAGGATCACGGTTGTTTGGCTTGGTTGTTTGTTGGAATTGGGGGGCAAGATAGCAGATTCAAGGCATCTATCCACCCACCGCGGCTGGGCATCATCGCGGCGCGGGTGAAGCGCGTGCGTATCTTTGCCGGAAACGATTCAGCAATCAATCATCAACCATCGCTAACCATGCCGATAGCCATGCCACAGCATCCCTGGGTTGTTCGCAACACCGCCGCCATGAAAGGGCGGAACATCGTCATCTCACCCGAGACCACCGATTTCAAATTCATCTCCGCCGGGCGCATCATCCTTGACCATGAGGTCCCAACAATCACGGCCCAGAACCCCGGGCGCGAGACCACACTGCTGGTGCTGCATGGCGAAGGAACCGTGACCGTGGGGGACCAAACATTCGCCGTCGCACGGTTCGATGGCGTGTACGTTCCGCGTGGAGCCGCCTTCACCGTGGCCACCGATAGCGCGATTGACATTATGGAAGGAAGCGCACCAACCGAGCTTGAGTACCCGGCTCAATTCGTGAAGCACCAGGAAGCACGGCAGCAGGAAGGGATGTATCTGAAAGTTGGTGCCGAGCCGTTTTACCGCGAAATCCACAAGGTGATTGCCGAGAACGTCCAGGGGGCGAAGCTCCTGACCGGCGTCACCATGTCCAACCCCGGAAACTGGACAAGCTGGCCCCCGCACGAACACGCTGCCACGCAGGAGGAACTCTACCTTTTCTTCGACATGCCGCGCCCGGGTTTTGGCACGCAGTACATCTACACCAGCCTTGCCGAGCCGGAGGTTATCACGCCGGTGTATGAAGATGACGCGGTGGTGATTGTGAAAGGCTATCACCCAAATGTGGCGGCTCCGGGCTTCCCGATCAACTTTGCCTGGCTTCTCTGCTCGCTGCAGGACCACACGTGGCGGAAAGTTGGCGGCGTAAACGTCCAACCAGAATTTTTGATGGAGACGGGGCTGAAGTGAGCCAGCAGAGTGAGTAATCCGAGTGAGTAACGGAAGCCGCTTTCACCGTTTCCCCATTGTTTTCCTTCCCCCGGCTTGTTCCCATGCTGCGCGGGCTTTGTCGGGATTGCCAAGCGATTCGTAGGCTTCGGCAAGATGCCGGAATATCTCCGGCGACGGCGGCCCGTTCTCTGCCGCACGTTCAAGGTAGGGCAAGGCCTGCTGTGGCTCCCCCATCTTCAGAAGGGTCCAGCCAACGGCATCGTGGCAGATGGAAAGGGAATCGTTCAGCCGCAGCGCAAGCTGGGCCATACGAAGCGCGTCGTCAAGCCGGGCGGAGCGGTCGGCAAGCGAAACGGCGTAGCGGCAAA encodes:
- a CDS encoding DNA primase; amino-acid sequence: MSSIPNEIVERVRSEANIVDVISDYVRLRRTGKNWTGLCPFHDDKRPSFAVEPVRGIYKCFSCGKGGNVFTFLTEKNGWTFPEAVRHLAAQLNIEIPEDRADREQYTENERLAAAIREAARFYFRTLRSDAGLPAQAYFKGRGFTDETILRFGLGYAPDEWEALLKRLTEQGFTNQELEKAGLILKREGRAGWYDRFRGRTMFPIFGATGRVVGFGARRMKEDPDQPKYINTPETSIYQKSRVLYGLFQAKDAIRRRGLALFVEGYADVISLHQAGVDTAIATCGTAMTPDHAELIARYTNRVVLIFDSDRAGEAATERGIDVLLRQGLDVSVMRLPNGEDPDTFVQKFGAKEFEGRVASSVSFLEFRARAMKNAGDFDAPERKADAIRHIVGAIALIPDTLKRELYVQKLAADYHLPETLLSQELARAVGTQTARRPRPIPAANPTPPLPESTPDAAAADGPPEPATSASSQQGAASAAPAPASPALRQAITQSELPPEEFGLLKVLVRGDQQLLEHVFAHIDPDDFTHHVTRELVGVILAHYVNQRSFVLDDLLMEEMNPELRDLVTLLAIERETISTHWSRWDPELREPNYWKIARDCLVRIAKASERRQFQTIQEELLKLENDPTLQEEEREEKKMMYFQRIRELNDWHRNLSALQEG
- a CDS encoding dCTP deaminase: MILTDTEILHAIDTGDIVIQPYRREYLGTNSYDVHLGEWLATYDDEELDARRHNQITTFRIPEEGFVLRPERFYLGVTVEYTESHKHVPFLEGKSSIGRLGIDIHATAGKGDVGFCNHWTLEISVKQPIRVYAGMPIGQLIYFEVKGEVEVPYNVKGTAKYNARTDKPVESMMWKNFEEKLMMELER
- a CDS encoding 5-deoxy-glucuronate isomerase gives rise to the protein MPQHPWVVRNTAAMKGRNIVISPETTDFKFISAGRIILDHEVPTITAQNPGRETTLLVLHGEGTVTVGDQTFAVARFDGVYVPRGAAFTVATDSAIDIMEGSAPTELEYPAQFVKHQEARQQEGMYLKVGAEPFYREIHKVIAENVQGAKLLTGVTMSNPGNWTSWPPHEHAATQEELYLFFDMPRPGFGTQYIYTSLAEPEVITPVYEDDAVVIVKGYHPNVAAPGFPINFAWLLCSLQDHTWRKVGGVNVQPEFLMETGLK